A DNA window from Borrelia sp. HM contains the following coding sequences:
- a CDS encoding LCP family protein, translating to MRKELFFLVLIILIILGIIIFFVDSSKKEQIYFELNAKNNISFLFLIEGNNNSLLSMQEILINMKTGNIGFLDIPVYTGYEDLKGNVSWFEDLYKKNNFREFLSKIFRQLNHEPDYYIRLKKNDFLKFIDYIGGVQLFVKNPVKVYDLTRPILIPSGNSFFDGDKSYDYLSYFRDIASYNERFEFFKEFFKKFLLQFSDFKDEHDYLSKMYFMLDTNLSETIFKYIFTNYKMNNEKSVFINIKGQEETFKDNDDNLIKVIFPYYGGAVLKESIENLNRDLMGENKNEEAIKVIVLNGTKTAGLARNVADIFKSFKFKVVRFGNADNHNYSHTLIINNSDNLEIAIKVGDVIKAKNIKPVSEFHIDILGLDTSDISPDVIIILGDDFDGRYVKNK from the coding sequence TTGAGAAAAGAATTATTTTTTTTGGTTTTAATTATTTTAATCATTCTTGGTATTATAATTTTTTTTGTTGATAGCTCTAAAAAAGAGCAAATATATTTTGAATTGAATGCTAAGAATAATATTAGTTTTTTATTTTTAATAGAAGGCAATAATAATAGTCTTTTAAGCATGCAAGAGATTCTAATTAATATGAAAACAGGTAATATTGGATTTTTAGATATTCCTGTTTATACAGGTTATGAGGATTTAAAAGGAAATGTGTCTTGGTTTGAAGATTTATATAAAAAGAATAATTTTCGTGAATTTTTGTCTAAAATATTTAGACAGTTAAATCATGAACCTGACTATTATATTCGTTTAAAAAAAAATGATTTTTTGAAATTTATTGACTATATTGGTGGAGTTCAACTCTTTGTTAAAAATCCTGTTAAAGTATATGATTTAACACGTCCTATTCTAATTCCTTCTGGTAATTCTTTTTTTGATGGAGATAAATCTTATGATTATTTGAGTTATTTCAGAGATATTGCTTCTTATAATGAAAGATTTGAATTTTTTAAGGAATTTTTTAAAAAATTTTTGTTACAATTTTCTGATTTTAAAGATGAACATGATTATTTGTCCAAAATGTATTTTATGTTAGATACTAATCTTTCTGAGACCATATTTAAATATATTTTTACTAACTATAAAATGAATAATGAAAAGAGTGTTTTTATTAATATTAAAGGTCAAGAGGAAACATTTAAGGATAATGATGATAATTTAATAAAAGTTATTTTTCCTTATTATGGGGGTGCAGTTCTGAAGGAATCAATTGAAAATTTGAATAGAGATTTAATGGGTGAGAATAAGAATGAAGAAGCAATAAAAGTTATTGTTTTAAATGGAACTAAAACAGCTGGACTTGCAAGAAATGTAGCTGATATTTTCAAATCTTTTAAATTTAAGGTTGTAAGGTTTGGAAATGCAGATAATCATAATTATTCTCATACCTTAATAATAAATAATTCAGATAATTTAGAAATAGCCATTAAGGTTGGCGATGTGATTAAAGCAAAAAACATCAAGCCAGTTTCTGAGTTTCATATAGATATTTTAGGACTTGATACATCCGATATTAGTCCTGATGTAATAATCATTTTGGGAGATGATTTTGATGGGAGATATGTTAAAAATAAATGA
- a CDS encoding 50S ribosomal protein L25/general stress protein Ctc has translation MDSSRILRYEGRLDFGSLCARRIRAKFEIPAVVYGRGKDVLHIKVKENEFNKKFAKFTDNTVLILSDGKVEKCVFIKDVSENITKRLIYHVDFYEIDRDVEIERDVSIKFLGASIGVKEEGGTLDILKRKVKVRSLPLDLPEFVEVNLTPVKKGEQITYKDIILPHSVKLHEEDENLAVLVVK, from the coding sequence TTGGATAGTAGTAGGATTTTGAGATATGAGGGCCGTTTAGATTTTGGTTCATTATGTGCTCGTAGGATAAGAGCAAAGTTTGAAATACCAGCTGTTGTGTATGGGCGAGGAAAAGATGTTCTTCATATAAAAGTTAAGGAAAATGAATTTAATAAAAAATTTGCCAAGTTTACAGATAATACTGTTTTAATTTTAAGTGATGGAAAAGTTGAGAAGTGTGTTTTTATTAAAGATGTAAGTGAAAATATTACTAAAAGATTGATTTATCATGTTGATTTTTATGAAATTGATAGAGATGTAGAGATTGAAAGGGATGTTTCAATTAAGTTTTTGGGAGCTTCTATTGGTGTTAAGGAGGAAGGTGGTACTTTAGATATCCTTAAAAGGAAAGTTAAAGTTAGGTCTTTGCCTTTAGATTTACCAGAATTTGTCGAAGTAAATTTAACACCTGTTAAGAAAGGAGAACAAATAACTTATAAGGATATTATTCTTCCCCATAGTGTTAAACTTCATGAAGAGGATGAAAATTTAGCTGTTTTAGTTGTAAAATAG
- the tmk gene encoding dTMP kinase, giving the protein MNKILKNFYCIEGIDGSGKTSIIQRLQTLCNNNKLKYHFTKEPSQGVIGEFIRQQLTNFKNPLKKASLAHLYVADRYEHLYNTKNGIIKILNKGKTKVITDRYLFSSIAYQGKLGYKLNKDFPLPEKLFFIKTDPNIAYKRIQQNRTQTDIFELEASILKETNFKYMKILKIFDSLIDVVYIENSNKEDLEINTRKIFDLIKF; this is encoded by the coding sequence GTGAATAAGATTCTAAAAAACTTTTATTGCATAGAAGGAATAGATGGAAGCGGCAAAACAAGTATAATTCAAAGACTACAAACACTTTGTAACAACAACAAACTCAAATACCATTTTACCAAAGAACCTTCACAAGGAGTAATTGGAGAATTTATAAGACAGCAACTGACTAATTTCAAAAATCCTCTAAAAAAAGCATCGCTTGCACACTTATATGTAGCAGACAGATATGAACACTTATATAATACCAAAAATGGAATAATAAAAATATTAAATAAAGGCAAAACAAAAGTAATAACTGACAGATACTTATTTTCCTCTATAGCATACCAAGGAAAATTGGGATATAAACTAAATAAAGATTTTCCACTCCCTGAAAAACTTTTTTTCATAAAAACGGATCCCAATATTGCATATAAACGCATTCAACAAAATAGAACACAAACTGACATTTTTGAACTTGAAGCATCAATACTCAAAGAAACTAATTTTAAGTATATGAAAATACTTAAAATATTTGATAGCTTAATTGACGTAGTATACATTGAAAATTCAAATAAAGAAGATTTAGAAATAAATACAAGAAAAATTTTTGATCTAATAAAATTTTAA
- the spoVG gene encoding septation regulator SpoVG, with protein MNITDIRIRRVENKNSGSKLLAYVTVTFDDCLVLHNIRVIRGQKGIFIVMPNRRTKVGEYKDIVHPINQSFREVLQTAIFKEYVKENPLNLELELG; from the coding sequence GTGAATATTACAGACATAAGAATTAGGAGAGTGGAGAATAAAAATTCCGGTTCGAAATTATTGGCATATGTTACAGTTACTTTTGACGATTGTTTAGTCTTGCATAATATTAGGGTTATTAGGGGACAAAAAGGTATTTTTATTGTTATGCCCAACAGAAGAACTAAAGTTGGAGAGTACAAGGATATTGTACATCCTATTAATCAAAGTTTTAGAGAGGTTTTGCAAACTGCTATTTTTAAAGAATATGTCAAAGAAAATCCTTTAAATCTTGAACTCGAATTAGGCTAA
- a CDS encoding trypsin-like peptidase domain-containing protein, with protein MHKRIFIILILIISCRTIKDIDYKPIYYIPSEEIKKHIDDNNFEIALSIFYSIKNNGFEMEQGILKLRDKALSRLKEEYVKFYKEKDYEKAISKFETLNLFGVSLNESKEQLILKCLESVKSKDQMLADFFAKYYLLDDTFNSFENFILKQKSPSRNILLDTSVLTVWVDMGTKVSGGYMIPNVALGSAFVIDSSKGYALTNYHVISSQVDKEYNGVSNLYVRHPRGKGEKLPAKVISYSKEMDLALIEVPFKLEHQFNLSYSVNINIGDRIYAMGSPMGLEKSITSGIISGKNRNLLSVGDSYQIDAAISPGNSGGPVINEKGKFVGISFAGILHAPGLNFVIPSKWVLKVLPFMYGGGSLINKWLGFTCSESLKNLEISYVAPNTSADIGGLRIGDYILSVNSLQFNSLSDLQYYILQRKSMVKIKYMRDNKEYEGYFYPQNRPENIIENIVKNDSFKNFLGAFLGLKLNLISDKEYRVSKVFTNGLGNDLNFRANDEIFVYDFQWVKNKKIFVVLLYVKRLFSGYLGTPLQLVIPFDSIVFV; from the coding sequence ATGCATAAAAGAATTTTTATTATCTTAATTTTAATTATTTCATGCAGAACAATAAAAGACATAGACTATAAGCCAATTTATTACATTCCATCTGAAGAGATAAAAAAACATATTGATGATAATAATTTTGAAATCGCTCTTTCCATTTTTTATAGCATTAAGAATAATGGATTTGAAATGGAACAAGGTATTTTAAAATTGAGAGATAAAGCTTTATCTAGGCTCAAAGAGGAATATGTTAAATTTTATAAAGAAAAAGATTATGAAAAAGCAATCTCTAAGTTTGAGACTTTGAATTTGTTTGGCGTCTCACTTAATGAAAGTAAAGAACAATTAATTTTAAAGTGTCTTGAGAGTGTGAAAAGTAAAGATCAAATGCTTGCGGATTTTTTTGCAAAATATTATCTACTTGATGATACTTTTAATTCTTTTGAAAATTTTATTTTGAAACAAAAATCTCCTTCAAGAAATATTTTGCTTGATACATCCGTTTTAACAGTTTGGGTAGATATGGGCACTAAAGTTTCAGGTGGATATATGATACCAAATGTTGCTTTAGGTTCTGCTTTTGTTATTGATAGTTCAAAGGGGTATGCTTTAACTAATTATCATGTAATTAGTTCTCAAGTTGATAAGGAGTATAATGGAGTTTCAAATCTTTATGTTAGACATCCAAGAGGCAAAGGTGAAAAACTTCCTGCAAAAGTAATTTCTTACTCAAAAGAAATGGATCTTGCCTTAATTGAAGTTCCTTTCAAATTAGAACATCAATTTAATTTAAGTTATTCTGTCAATATTAATATTGGAGATAGAATTTATGCAATGGGATCTCCTATGGGGCTTGAGAAGAGCATTACTTCTGGAATAATTTCTGGCAAGAATAGAAATTTATTATCTGTTGGTGATTCTTATCAAATTGATGCTGCAATTAGTCCAGGGAATTCTGGTGGACCTGTAATAAATGAAAAAGGCAAATTTGTTGGAATTTCATTTGCTGGAATTTTACATGCACCAGGTCTTAATTTTGTTATACCTTCAAAGTGGGTTTTAAAAGTTTTGCCATTTATGTATGGTGGTGGAAGTTTAATAAATAAGTGGTTGGGGTTTACTTGTTCTGAGAGCTTAAAAAATTTGGAAATATCATATGTTGCTCCTAACACCTCTGCAGATATTGGTGGTCTTAGGATTGGAGATTATATTTTAAGTGTTAATTCTTTGCAGTTTAATAGCTTAAGTGATCTTCAATACTATATTTTACAAAGAAAGTCTATGGTGAAAATTAAATATATGCGAGATAATAAGGAATATGAAGGTTATTTTTATCCTCAAAACAGGCCGGAAAATATTATTGAAAATATTGTAAAAAATGATTCTTTTAAAAATTTTTTGGGAGCTTTTTTGGGTTTAAAGTTAAATTTGATTTCCGATAAAGAATATCGAGTGTCAAAAGTATTTACAAATGGTCTTGGAAACGATCTGAATTTCAGGGCAAATGATGAAATTTTTGTTTATGATTTTCAATGGGTTAAGAATAAGAAGATATTTGTTGTATTGCTTTATGTTAAAAGACTATTTTCAGGATATTTAGGAACTCCATTACAGCTTGTTATTCCATTTGATTCTATTGTATTTGTATAA
- the tilS gene encoding tRNA lysidine(34) synthetase TilS produces the protein MFWNNIISKIDNFYENNSLTKEKVVVAFSGGADSTVLLLSLQKYLNNNVIALYFAHNIRSKFEQNLEIEHVKKFCNCHNITIQIKECSIDINRESKQLHMSIEDLARKYRYNALFEALIENKAKYIAIAHNKNDQFETLVMRFFQGSFLDGFSGIPIINGNIIRPLLEASRKEIEEFLSLNNIVYFVDSTNLENFYLRNRIRNTLIPVIKKIFKGYERGLERISDFSSELVNYFDEKNLLPFTRGNYYYSFDVVTFFSLPKYLVFRSIFKILNLEGIVSNLSYGALGEIFRVKPIDKRSKILLKTNDFFLEKRKDRINLIFKGAEKMHEPFDFLLKLNEYHSLSLGKILLKYLECEDDSILALRCCSYEFRHRFFKNKLQAKRFFSKFVRHNPLYLMLLVLNEKIIGIIDLNTLKLMWSDRNILKKINISLFGGFLKE, from the coding sequence ATGTTTTGGAATAATATAATATCAAAAATAGACAATTTTTATGAAAACAATTCTTTGACCAAAGAAAAAGTGGTTGTTGCTTTTTCTGGAGGTGCAGATTCTACTGTGCTACTATTAAGTTTGCAAAAATATTTAAATAATAATGTTATTGCACTTTATTTTGCACATAATATAAGATCAAAATTCGAACAAAATCTAGAAATAGAGCATGTAAAAAAGTTTTGTAATTGTCACAATATTACTATTCAAATTAAGGAATGTAGTATTGATATAAATAGAGAATCTAAGCAACTACATATGTCAATTGAAGATTTAGCTAGAAAATATCGATATAATGCTTTATTTGAAGCTCTTATTGAAAATAAGGCTAAATATATTGCTATTGCCCATAATAAGAATGATCAATTTGAGACTTTGGTTATGAGATTTTTTCAGGGTTCATTTTTGGATGGGTTTTCTGGCATTCCAATTATTAATGGTAATATTATTAGGCCTTTACTTGAAGCATCAAGAAAAGAAATTGAAGAGTTTCTTTCTTTAAATAATATAGTTTATTTTGTTGATAGTACTAATCTTGAGAATTTCTATTTAAGAAATAGAATTAGAAATACTCTTATTCCAGTTATTAAAAAAATTTTTAAAGGCTATGAAAGAGGATTGGAGAGAATATCTGATTTTTCAAGTGAGCTTGTCAATTATTTTGATGAGAAGAATTTACTTCCATTTACTAGAGGTAATTACTACTATTCTTTTGATGTTGTTACTTTTTTTAGTCTTCCAAAATATTTAGTTTTTAGGAGTATTTTTAAGATTTTAAATTTAGAGGGCATTGTGTCAAATTTATCATATGGAGCTTTAGGTGAAATTTTCAGGGTAAAACCTATTGATAAAAGAAGTAAGATTTTATTAAAGACCAATGATTTTTTCTTAGAAAAGCGCAAAGATAGGATTAATCTTATCTTTAAGGGTGCTGAGAAGATGCATGAACCTTTTGATTTCTTATTAAAACTTAATGAATATCATAGTTTATCTTTAGGTAAGATTTTGTTAAAATATTTGGAGTGTGAAGATGATTCTATACTGGCATTGAGATGTTGTTCTTATGAGTTTAGGCATAGATTTTTTAAAAATAAGTTGCAAGCAAAGAGATTTTTCTCTAAGTTTGTAAGACATAATCCGCTCTATTTAATGTTGTTAGTGTTGAATGAGAAGATAATTGGAATTATTGATTTAAATACTTTAAAATTAATGTGGAGTGATAGGAATATTCTTAAAAAAATTAATATATCTTTGTTCGGAGGATTTTTAAAGGAATGA
- a CDS encoding thymidine kinase codes for MGFYLNLVSGETKSNPNDIVSISHFDFKNNLNLMLIIGPMGSGKTEYAAKIYKDSLIIKNKSLKVLSSVTKGLRNRANVFFIRNVLDKKRFKDYPENVIPYRGGLHDKIDGVDFACSSFDVDKLIDNNPEYGTFIIDETCFYDERLVFILNKIALDSNVLFILPTLLYNFRKEIFNNTARLLIEYADKICRIGAYCEHVDCMDESFLTYRYYFHGGKEIAAPYFDPLLIVGGDEIVESAIYPNYATRCSKHHYLVGREYFFTILKPFALLYSQGDKKIFEKEILDLSSNVISSNFKNSLLIESRGRYDDIAVLEDLLELPFLAERALITLSLEYNILSKGDFKKLIDKFSLSKDYINKVVVSRGNEWNF; via the coding sequence ATGGGCTTTTATTTAAATTTAGTTAGTGGAGAGACTAAATCCAATCCCAATGATATTGTGTCTATTAGTCATTTTGACTTTAAAAATAATTTAAATTTAATGCTTATAATTGGTCCTATGGGTAGTGGCAAGACAGAGTATGCTGCTAAAATTTATAAAGATTCTCTTATTATTAAGAATAAATCTCTTAAAGTTTTATCATCTGTTACTAAGGGTTTAAGAAATAGAGCTAATGTATTTTTTATTAGAAATGTTCTTGATAAGAAAAGATTTAAAGATTATCCTGAAAATGTTATTCCATATAGGGGTGGTCTGCATGATAAAATTGATGGAGTTGATTTTGCTTGTAGTTCTTTTGATGTAGATAAATTGATAGATAATAATCCTGAATATGGAACATTTATTATTGATGAGACTTGTTTTTATGATGAACGTTTGGTTTTTATCTTAAATAAAATTGCATTAGATTCAAACGTATTATTTATACTTCCTACCTTGCTTTATAACTTTAGGAAAGAAATATTTAATAATACTGCTAGGCTTTTAATAGAGTATGCAGATAAAATTTGTCGTATTGGTGCTTATTGTGAACATGTTGATTGTATGGATGAGTCTTTTTTGACATATAGGTATTATTTTCATGGAGGAAAGGAAATAGCTGCACCTTATTTTGATCCTTTGTTGATTGTTGGTGGTGATGAAATTGTTGAATCTGCTATTTACCCCAATTATGCTACAAGATGTTCTAAACATCATTATCTTGTTGGTAGGGAATATTTTTTTACTATTCTTAAACCTTTTGCATTATTATATTCCCAAGGTGATAAAAAAATTTTTGAAAAGGAGATTTTGGATTTAAGCAGTAATGTGATAAGTTCAAATTTTAAAAATTCTCTTTTAATTGAATCTAGAGGAAGATATGATGATATTGCAGTTTTGGAAGATTTATTAGAATTGCCCTTTTTAGCAGAGAGAGCTTTAATTACACTTTCATTAGAATATAATATCCTTAGTAAAGGAGATTTTAAAAAACTTATCGATAAATTTTCTCTTAGTAAGGATTATATTAACAAAGTAGTTGTTTCAAGAGGAAATGAATGGAATTTTTAA
- the rsfS gene encoding ribosome silencing factor, which translates to MGDMLKINDVYKLCNIVSDFGGMNVVGIDVSSVCNWADFFIIISCLSFKHMEALYSHKLIKYFKEKGFNYCTQGKDFVNDWNIISCENLIIHLMSEKARVYYELEKIWDKGKVIYF; encoded by the coding sequence ATGGGAGATATGTTAAAAATAAATGATGTTTATAAGTTATGCAATATAGTATCTGATTTTGGTGGAATGAATGTTGTGGGTATTGATGTTAGCTCTGTTTGTAATTGGGCAGATTTTTTTATTATTATTTCTTGTTTATCATTTAAGCATATGGAAGCTTTATATTCTCATAAATTAATTAAATATTTTAAGGAAAAAGGTTTTAATTATTGTACTCAAGGTAAGGATTTTGTTAATGATTGGAACATTATTTCATGTGAAAATTTAATTATACATTTAATGAGTGAAAAGGCTAGGGTATATTATGAACTTGAAAAAATATGGGATAAAGGAAAAGTTATTTATTTCTAA
- the pth gene encoding aminoacyl-tRNA hydrolase, giving the protein MNLLIIGLGNPGSNFFHTRHNVGFEFIDRLVVKNGLVFKRMKNYEYSDFNFKNKRIVFVKPLTYMNLSGKIFPSVFSKFYMKIANILVVLDNVDLPLGKCKLRKVGGASTHNGLRSISDSLGSTNYSRLYIGVGCNNESSLRDFVLSKFSDNELERIENIFDFLSEEILELDDFNFEYKIATINSSSF; this is encoded by the coding sequence ATGAATTTATTAATAATTGGCCTGGGTAATCCCGGGTCTAATTTTTTTCATACTAGACATAATGTTGGTTTTGAATTTATAGACAGATTAGTAGTTAAAAATGGTCTTGTCTTTAAGAGGATGAAGAATTATGAATACTCTGATTTTAATTTTAAAAATAAAAGGATAGTGTTTGTCAAGCCTTTAACTTATATGAATTTAAGTGGTAAAATCTTTCCTTCTGTTTTTTCTAAGTTTTATATGAAAATAGCTAATATTTTAGTTGTACTTGATAATGTTGATTTGCCTTTGGGTAAGTGTAAACTTAGAAAGGTAGGAGGGGCTTCTACTCATAATGGGCTTCGTTCTATCTCTGATAGCTTAGGCAGTACAAATTATAGTAGACTCTATATTGGAGTTGGCTGCAATAATGAATCTAGTCTTAGAGATTTTGTTCTCTCAAAATTTAGCGATAATGAACTTGAGCGTATTGAAAATATTTTTGATTTCTTAAGTGAAGAGATATTAGAGCTTGATGATTTTAATTTTGAATATAAAATTGCAACTATTAATTCTAGTAGTTTTTAA
- the ftsH gene encoding ATP-dependent zinc metalloprotease FtsH produces MSINNNNLSNNGKSNNKNKKKNWILIFVIIFLVLAISMSYFIRGGNSYKNVPYSTFQTYLDSGLIESAVIIDKSQIQFVVKNLNNLDKSYFFTNIPYFDISLLSELKDKKVEVSSGKSQSSLISVIFQTLPWILFFIFFFFIFRQTQGGGGKVFSFGKSNAQKYEAGKNKVTFKDVAGQEEVKQELNEVVEFLKYPKKFEKIGARIPKGVLLVGSPGTGKTLLAKAVAGEAGVNFFHMSGSDFVEMFVGVGASRVRDLFDNARKNAPCIIFIDELDAVGRSRGAGLGGGHDEREQTLNQLLVEMDGFGTYTNVIVMAATNRPDVLDSALLRPGRFDRQVTVTLPDIKEREAILNIHAKKTKLSQRIDLKVIARATPGVSGADLANLINEGALIAARNNQSEILMRDLEEARDKILMGVAKKSMTITDRQKLETAYHEAGHALLHYYLEYADPLHKVTIIPRGRALGVAFSLPKEDRLSINKNQILDKIKICYGGYASEQINLGFTTAGVQNDLMQATNLAKKMVTEWGMGEDVGPIFLVDDEAPIFLPKEFSKAKAYSENTADRVDREVKKILEGCLKEASDILIKHKDKLVKVAEALVARETLTDNEVRELLGFDIIENDYEKSLKEPSDVVEIENV; encoded by the coding sequence ATGAGTATTAACAATAATAACTTGAGTAATAATGGCAAATCTAATAATAAAAATAAAAAAAAGAATTGGATTTTGATTTTTGTTATAATTTTTTTAGTTTTGGCAATATCAATGTCTTATTTCATTCGAGGTGGTAATAGCTATAAAAATGTGCCTTATAGTACATTTCAAACTTATTTAGATAGTGGATTAATTGAGTCAGCTGTAATCATTGATAAAAGTCAAATTCAGTTTGTTGTAAAGAATTTAAATAATTTAGATAAGTCTTATTTTTTTACTAATATACCTTATTTTGATATCAGTTTACTTTCTGAGCTTAAAGATAAAAAGGTTGAGGTAAGTTCTGGCAAAAGTCAATCTTCTTTAATTAGTGTTATTTTTCAAACTTTGCCATGGATATTATTTTTTATTTTTTTCTTTTTTATCTTTCGTCAAACTCAGGGTGGAGGAGGGAAGGTATTTTCATTTGGAAAAAGTAATGCTCAAAAGTACGAAGCAGGAAAAAATAAGGTTACCTTTAAAGATGTTGCTGGTCAAGAAGAAGTTAAGCAAGAACTTAATGAAGTGGTTGAATTTCTTAAGTATCCTAAAAAGTTTGAGAAAATAGGAGCAAGAATCCCAAAAGGTGTTCTCTTAGTTGGATCTCCTGGAACAGGAAAGACTTTGCTTGCTAAAGCTGTTGCAGGGGAAGCTGGTGTCAATTTTTTTCATATGTCAGGTTCTGATTTTGTTGAAATGTTTGTGGGAGTTGGTGCAAGTCGTGTAAGAGACTTATTTGACAATGCAAGAAAAAATGCTCCTTGCATAATTTTTATTGATGAACTTGATGCTGTTGGTAGGAGTCGTGGAGCTGGTCTTGGTGGTGGTCATGATGAAAGAGAACAAACTCTTAATCAGTTGTTAGTTGAGATGGATGGATTTGGAACATATACCAATGTAATTGTTATGGCAGCAACAAATAGACCTGACGTTCTTGATTCTGCTTTGCTTAGACCTGGGAGGTTTGATAGACAAGTAACAGTGACTTTGCCTGATATTAAGGAAAGAGAGGCAATACTAAATATACATGCTAAGAAAACTAAACTTTCACAAAGAATTGATTTAAAAGTAATAGCAAGAGCTACTCCTGGTGTTAGTGGTGCTGATCTTGCAAATTTAATTAATGAGGGAGCTTTGATTGCAGCAAGGAATAATCAATCTGAAATTCTTATGCGTGATTTAGAAGAAGCTAGGGATAAAATATTAATGGGCGTTGCCAAGAAATCTATGACAATTACTGATAGACAAAAGTTAGAAACAGCTTATCATGAGGCAGGACATGCTTTACTTCATTATTATCTTGAGTATGCTGATCCTTTGCATAAGGTTACTATTATTCCTAGAGGTAGAGCTCTTGGAGTTGCTTTTTCGCTTCCTAAAGAAGATAGGCTTTCAATAAATAAAAATCAGATTCTTGATAAGATTAAAATATGTTATGGTGGTTATGCTAGTGAGCAGATTAATTTAGGCTTTACTACAGCGGGTGTACAAAATGATTTAATGCAGGCTACTAATTTAGCAAAAAAAATGGTTACAGAGTGGGGTATGGGAGAAGATGTAGGCCCAATATTTTTAGTAGATGATGAGGCTCCAATTTTTCTGCCAAAAGAATTTTCTAAAGCAAAAGCTTATTCTGAAAATACTGCTGATAGAGTAGACAGAGAAGTTAAAAAAATTCTTGAAGGATGTTTAAAAGAAGCATCAGATATTTTAATTAAACATAAGGATAAGTTAGTTAAAGTTGCAGAAGCTTTAGTCGCAAGAGAAACTTTGACAGATAATGAAGTAAGAGAACTTTTAGGATTTGATATTATTGAAAATGATTATGAAAAAAGTTTAAAAGAGCCTTCTGATGTGGTGGAGATAGAGAATGTGTAA